A part of Pseudomonas sp. HR96 genomic DNA contains:
- the gbcA gene encoding glycine-betaine demethylase subunit GbcA, whose translation MDSTTTLSLGDPLEPARKATAEMLQSRERTFSLPQPFYSDERLHEIDMQEIFHKEWLIAGMTAEIPAKGNFLTLQVGKNPIIVVRGAEGIVHAFHNVCRHRGSRLCTAEKGKVAKLVCGYHQWTYELDGRLLFAGTEMGADFDMKQYGLKKVNVKVSGGYIFICLADNPPAIDNFLATLNHYMEPYDMENTKVAVQTTLMEKANWKLVLENNRECYHCGGSHPELLKTLLEWDDVTDPRADQAFKDHVAASAAAWEAEKIPYAHASFGLRNRIVRMPLLKGTVSMTLDGQVGCKKLMGRIKNPDLGSMRILHLPHSWNHCMGDHVIVFTVWPISAQETMVTTKWLVHKDAVEGVDYDVQRMRQVWDATNDQDRRLAEENQKGINSTAYQPGPYSKTYEFGVVNFIDWYSERMLSNLGAEPAAYLKGVAVHE comes from the coding sequence ATGGACAGCACCACCACTCTGAGCCTGGGCGACCCGCTGGAACCCGCACGCAAGGCCACGGCCGAGATGCTGCAGAGCCGCGAGCGCACCTTCTCGCTGCCACAACCCTTCTACAGCGACGAGCGCCTGCACGAGATCGACATGCAGGAGATCTTCCACAAGGAATGGTTGATTGCCGGCATGACCGCCGAGATCCCGGCCAAAGGCAACTTCCTGACCCTGCAGGTGGGCAAGAACCCGATCATCGTGGTGCGCGGCGCCGAAGGCATCGTGCATGCCTTCCACAACGTCTGCCGCCATCGTGGCTCGCGCCTGTGCACCGCCGAGAAGGGCAAGGTGGCCAAGCTGGTCTGCGGCTACCACCAGTGGACCTACGAGCTGGACGGCCGGCTGCTGTTCGCCGGCACCGAGATGGGCGCCGATTTCGACATGAAGCAGTACGGCCTGAAGAAGGTCAACGTCAAGGTTTCCGGGGGCTACATCTTCATCTGCCTGGCGGACAACCCGCCCGCCATCGACAACTTCCTGGCGACCCTGAACCACTACATGGAACCCTACGACATGGAGAACACCAAGGTGGCGGTGCAGACCACCTTGATGGAAAAGGCCAACTGGAAGCTGGTGCTGGAAAACAACCGCGAGTGCTACCACTGCGGCGGTTCACACCCCGAGCTGTTGAAAACCCTGCTGGAGTGGGACGACGTCACCGACCCGCGCGCCGACCAGGCCTTCAAGGACCACGTCGCCGCCTCCGCCGCCGCCTGGGAAGCGGAGAAGATCCCTTACGCCCACGCCAGCTTCGGCCTGCGCAATCGCATCGTACGCATGCCGCTGCTCAAGGGCACCGTGTCGATGACCCTGGACGGCCAGGTCGGCTGCAAGAAGCTGATGGGCCGCATCAAGAACCCGGACCTGGGCTCGATGCGCATCCTGCACCTGCCGCACTCCTGGAACCACTGCATGGGCGACCACGTGATCGTCTTCACCGTATGGCCGATCAGCGCCCAGGAAACCATGGTCACCACCAAGTGGCTGGTGCACAAGGACGCGGTCGAGGGCGTCGACTACGACGTGCAGCGCATGCGCCAGGTGTGGGACGCCACCAACGACCAGGACCGCCGCCTGGCCGAGGAAAACCAGAAAGGCATCAATTCCACCGCCTACCAGCCGGGCCCCTACTCCAAGACCTACGAGTTTGGCGTGGTCAACTTCATCGACTGGTACAGCGAACGCATGCTGAGCAACCTGGGCGCCGAGCCGGCGGCCTACCTCAAGGGCGTTGCGGTTCACGAATAG
- a CDS encoding DUF5943 domain-containing protein — protein sequence MAKIAPQLPIEVDSETGVWTSDALPMLYVPRHFFVNNHMGIEEVLGADAYAEILYKAGYKSAWHWCEKEAECHGLEGVAVFEHYMKRLSQRGWGLFKIQDIDLDKGTASVKLEHSAFVYVYGKVGRKVDYMFTGWFAGAMDQILAARGSSVRTVAEQVYGGSEEGHEDGLFTVKPL from the coding sequence ATGGCCAAGATCGCCCCGCAATTGCCTATCGAAGTCGACAGCGAAACCGGCGTGTGGACCTCCGACGCCCTGCCGATGCTCTACGTGCCGCGGCATTTCTTCGTCAACAACCACATGGGCATCGAGGAAGTCCTGGGCGCCGACGCCTACGCCGAGATTCTCTACAAGGCCGGCTACAAGTCCGCCTGGCACTGGTGCGAAAAGGAAGCCGAATGCCACGGGCTGGAAGGCGTGGCGGTGTTCGAGCACTACATGAAGCGCCTGTCGCAACGCGGCTGGGGCCTGTTCAAGATCCAGGACATCGACCTCGACAAGGGCACCGCCAGCGTCAAGCTCGAGCACTCGGCGTTCGTCTACGTGTACGGCAAGGTCGGGCGCAAGGTCGACTACATGTTCACCGGCTGGTTCGCCGGCGCCATGGACCAGATCCTCGCCGCCCGCGGCAGCAGCGTGCGCACCGTAGCCGAACAAGTGTATGGCGGTTCCGAAGAAGGCCACGAAGATGGCCTGTTCACCGTCAAGCCGTTGTAA
- the dgcB gene encoding dimethylglycine demethylation protein DgcB — protein MLNTLLPILLFAALGLAVLGALRRVAMWRQGRAAKVDLLGGLLAMPRRYMVDLHHVVARDKYIANTHVATAGGAVASIVLAVLVHGFGLHNRILGYALLLATALMFVGALFVYARRLNPPSRLSKGPWMRLPKSLLMFSASFFVATLPVAGILPENFGGWVLAAILSVGVLWGVSELFFGMTWGGPMKHAFAGALHLAWHRRAERFGGGRSTGLKPLNLDDPHAPLGVEKPKDFTWNQLLGFDACVQCGKCEAACPAFAAGQPLNPKKLIQDMVVGLAGGTDARFAGSPYPGKAIGEHGGNPHQPIVNGLVDADTLWSCTTCRACVEECPMMIEHVDAIVDMRRHLTLEKGATPNKGAEVLDNLIATDNPGGFNPGGRMNWAADLNLSLLSEVKSADVLFWVGDGAFDMRNQRTLRSFVKVLKAAKVDFAVLGLEERDSGDVARRLGDEATFQVLARRNIQTLDKYRFKRIVTCDPHSFHVLKNEYGALGGNYEVLHHSTFMAELVGAGQLTLAAHKGGSVTYHDPCYLGRYNGEYQAPREVLKALGIEVKEMQRSGFRSRCCGGGGGAPITDIPGKQRIPDMRMDDIRETQAEVVAVGCPQCTAMLEGVVEPRPQVLDIAELVANALVEDAPASKPAPVKREPAEVH, from the coding sequence ATGCTTAACACCCTTCTCCCCATCCTGCTGTTCGCCGCCCTCGGCCTTGCCGTGCTGGGCGCGCTGCGGCGGGTGGCCATGTGGCGCCAGGGCCGGGCGGCGAAAGTCGACCTGCTGGGCGGCCTGCTGGCCATGCCCAGGCGCTACATGGTCGACCTGCACCATGTGGTTGCACGGGACAAATACATTGCCAACACCCACGTGGCCACGGCCGGTGGTGCGGTGGCGTCCATCGTGCTGGCCGTGCTGGTGCATGGTTTCGGCCTGCACAACCGCATCCTCGGCTACGCCTTGCTGCTGGCGACCGCGCTGATGTTCGTCGGCGCGCTGTTCGTCTACGCCCGCCGCCTGAACCCACCCAGCCGCCTGTCCAAGGGACCGTGGATGCGCCTGCCGAAAAGCCTGCTGATGTTCTCGGCAAGCTTCTTCGTTGCCACCTTGCCGGTGGCCGGCATTCTTCCGGAAAACTTCGGCGGCTGGGTACTGGCGGCGATCCTCTCGGTCGGCGTGCTCTGGGGCGTGTCCGAGCTGTTCTTCGGCATGACCTGGGGCGGGCCGATGAAGCACGCCTTCGCCGGCGCCCTGCACCTGGCCTGGCACCGGCGCGCCGAGCGCTTTGGCGGCGGCCGTTCGACTGGCCTCAAGCCGTTGAACCTGGACGATCCGCACGCCCCTTTGGGCGTCGAAAAACCCAAGGACTTCACCTGGAACCAACTGCTCGGCTTCGACGCCTGCGTGCAGTGCGGCAAGTGCGAGGCCGCCTGCCCAGCGTTCGCCGCCGGCCAGCCACTGAACCCGAAAAAGCTGATCCAGGACATGGTCGTCGGCCTGGCCGGGGGCACCGATGCCAGGTTCGCCGGCAGCCCCTACCCGGGCAAGGCCATTGGCGAGCACGGCGGCAACCCGCACCAGCCGATCGTCAACGGCCTGGTCGATGCCGATACCCTGTGGTCGTGCACCACCTGCCGCGCCTGCGTGGAAGAGTGCCCGATGATGATCGAGCACGTCGACGCCATCGTCGACATGCGCCGTCACCTGACCCTGGAGAAGGGCGCCACGCCAAACAAGGGCGCCGAAGTGCTGGACAACCTGATCGCCACCGACAACCCCGGTGGCTTCAACCCAGGCGGGCGGATGAACTGGGCCGCCGATCTCAACCTGTCGTTGCTGTCCGAGGTCAAGTCCGCTGACGTGCTGTTCTGGGTTGGCGACGGCGCCTTCGACATGCGCAACCAGCGCACCTTGCGCAGCTTCGTCAAAGTGCTGAAAGCGGCCAAGGTCGACTTCGCCGTGCTCGGCCTGGAGGAGCGCGACAGCGGCGACGTCGCCCGACGCCTGGGCGACGAGGCGACCTTCCAAGTGCTCGCCCGGCGCAACATCCAGACGTTGGACAAGTACCGCTTCAAGCGCATCGTCACCTGCGACCCACACAGTTTCCATGTGCTGAAAAACGAATACGGCGCTCTTGGCGGCAACTACGAAGTGTTGCACCACAGCACCTTCATGGCCGAACTGGTCGGCGCCGGCCAGCTTACCCTCGCGGCGCACAAGGGCGGCAGCGTGACCTACCACGACCCGTGCTACCTGGGCCGCTACAACGGTGAGTACCAGGCGCCGCGCGAAGTGCTCAAGGCGCTTGGCATCGAGGTCAAGGAAATGCAGCGCTCGGGCTTCCGCTCCCGTTGCTGCGGCGGCGGCGGCGGCGCGCCGATCACCGACATTCCCGGCAAGCAGCGGATACCCGACATGCGCATGGACGACATCCGCGAGACCCAGGCCGAAGTGGTCGCCGTGGGTTGCCCGCAGTGCACTGCGATGCTCGAAGGTGTGGTCGAGCCGCGGCCGCAGGTGCTCGACATCGCCGAGCTGGTGGCCAACGCGCTGGTCGAAGACGCGCCGGCGAGCAAGCCGGCGCCGGTCAAACGCGAACCTGCGGAGGTGCATTGA
- a CDS encoding electron transfer flavoprotein subunit alpha/FixB family protein: MSDIIRRDPRAEWIARNRLHPLHAAMQPLQNSWMGPQGLLRKNPHAVGFIGPNGIKRIDRSGAQQGGTAKRGTAVEAQLRLHVVAQPAFFIAVVPDMVGGRLSSHDRDLLGLAHRLAGNDGAVLAVVFGEHKETAFDTAGVDRLLVLQGAEFDGYSPEQRVQGLRAVDNQFTPRHWLLPDSRTGGGELGRRFAAALGERPATRVWQVKDGQCISRAGAGQQDISRDLPRLILAAAECAEPVDETRHQALPVELSTSAARSLTRIEDLGAVPVDPSVIPMAEAEFILSGGNGVKDWALFHEAAHALGATEGGSRVAVDDGFMSRDRQVGASGTWVTARVYVAVGISGAIQHLQGIGACDKVVAVNQDPTCDMIKRADLSVIGDSGAILAALIAAIAAYRNQAQRDAA, from the coding sequence ATGAGCGACATTATTCGCCGGGACCCGCGCGCCGAGTGGATCGCCCGCAACCGCCTGCATCCGCTGCACGCCGCCATGCAGCCGCTGCAGAACAGCTGGATGGGCCCGCAGGGTCTGCTGCGCAAGAACCCCCACGCGGTCGGTTTCATCGGGCCCAACGGCATCAAGCGCATCGACCGCAGCGGCGCTCAGCAGGGCGGTACTGCCAAGCGTGGCACGGCCGTTGAAGCGCAGTTGCGGCTGCACGTGGTTGCGCAGCCCGCATTCTTCATCGCCGTGGTCCCTGACATGGTCGGCGGCCGCCTGAGCAGTCACGACCGCGACCTGCTGGGCCTGGCCCATCGCCTGGCCGGTAACGACGGTGCGGTGCTGGCCGTGGTGTTCGGCGAGCACAAGGAGACCGCGTTCGATACAGCCGGTGTGGACCGCTTGCTGGTGTTGCAAGGCGCTGAATTCGACGGCTACTCGCCAGAGCAACGGGTGCAAGGTCTGCGCGCTGTGGATAACCAATTCACGCCGCGCCACTGGCTGCTGCCAGATAGCCGCACCGGGGGCGGCGAGTTGGGCCGGCGCTTTGCCGCGGCACTCGGCGAGCGGCCGGCGACGCGGGTCTGGCAGGTCAAGGATGGCCAGTGCATCAGCCGAGCAGGGGCCGGCCAGCAGGACATCAGCCGGGACTTGCCACGCTTGATCCTCGCGGCCGCCGAGTGCGCCGAGCCTGTGGATGAAACCCGTCATCAAGCCCTGCCAGTGGAGTTATCCACAAGTGCGGCGCGCAGCCTGACGCGTATCGAAGACCTCGGCGCGGTGCCGGTGGACCCGTCGGTGATCCCGATGGCCGAAGCCGAGTTCATCCTCTCCGGCGGTAACGGGGTCAAGGATTGGGCCCTGTTCCATGAAGCGGCTCACGCCTTGGGCGCCACCGAGGGCGGTTCGCGAGTGGCGGTGGACGATGGCTTCATGAGCCGCGACCGCCAGGTGGGCGCCAGCGGCACCTGGGTTACGGCGCGGGTGTATGTAGCAGTCGGCATCTCCGGGGCCATTCAGCACCTGCAGGGCATCGGCGCCTGCGACAAGGTGGTGGCCGTCAACCAGGACCCGACCTGCGACATGATCAAGCGCGCCGACCTCTCGGTGATCGGCGACAGCGGGGCAATTCTCGCCGCGCTGATTGCGGCCATCGCCGCCTACCGCAACCAGGCGCAGCGTGACGCTGCCTGA
- a CDS encoding methyl-accepting chemotaxis protein: protein MQRMQGNLRDTLQHISGSATQLASAAEELNAVTEESARGLVQQDNEIEQAATAVNEMTSAVEEVARNAVSTSEASRDATGSASDGRDLVQETVAAIERMSVDVQGTAQLIGNLAEQSRDIGKVLDVIRGLADQTNLLALNAAIEAARAGEAGRGFAVVADEVRALAHRTQQSTSEIERMIGSIQGGTEKAVDSMRNSTDRAESTLNIAKGAGLALDTINGAIVQINERNLVIASAAEEQAQVAREVDRNLVNIRDLSTQTAAGAHQTSAASSELSRLAVDLNGMVAKFRV, encoded by the coding sequence ATGCAGCGCATGCAGGGCAACCTGCGCGACACCCTTCAGCACATCTCCGGCTCCGCCACGCAGCTGGCCTCGGCCGCTGAAGAGCTCAATGCGGTCACCGAGGAAAGCGCCCGCGGCCTGGTGCAGCAGGACAACGAGATCGAACAGGCCGCCACGGCGGTCAACGAGATGACCAGCGCCGTGGAAGAGGTGGCGCGCAACGCCGTAAGCACCTCCGAAGCGTCGCGCGATGCCACAGGGTCAGCCAGCGACGGTCGCGACCTGGTGCAGGAGACCGTGGCCGCCATCGAGCGCATGAGCGTCGACGTGCAGGGCACTGCGCAGCTGATCGGCAACCTGGCCGAGCAGTCGCGCGACATCGGCAAGGTGCTCGACGTGATCCGCGGCCTGGCCGACCAGACCAACCTGCTGGCGCTCAACGCCGCCATCGAGGCGGCCCGTGCCGGTGAGGCAGGCCGAGGTTTCGCCGTGGTTGCAGACGAAGTCCGCGCCCTCGCCCACCGCACCCAGCAGTCCACCAGCGAAATCGAGCGGATGATCGGCAGCATTCAGGGCGGCACGGAAAAGGCCGTCGACTCGATGCGCAACAGCACCGACCGTGCCGAGTCGACGCTGAACATCGCCAAGGGCGCCGGTCTTGCGCTGGACACCATCAACGGCGCCATCGTGCAGATCAACGAGCGCAACCTGGTGATCGCCAGCGCCGCCGAAGAGCAGGCCCAGGTGGCGCGGGAAGTGGACCGCAACCTGGTCAACATCCGCGACCTATCGACCCAGACCGCCGCCGGCGCCCACCAGACCAGCGCCGCCAGCAGCGAGCTGTCGCGCCTGGCCGTGGATCTCAACGGCATGGTGGCCAAGTTCAGGGTGTGA
- a CDS encoding electron transfer flavoprotein subunit beta, whose product MNSKVISLVSVGAHPTSGRTRRAEQDSRAVELGLQLAGQNLQVLHAGDVAEPALRAYLGMGLAQMHVLEQPQGADALPALADYLRSAGAQLVLTGSQAETGEGSGMLPFLLAERLGWPIVVGLAEVESIHDGVAQVLQALPRGQRRRLKVRLPMLATVDNAAAKPRQSAFGPGRRGVLDVEQVEVINDDLYTAADLQPAKPRPKRLKVIKAKSGADRMKAATAKASGGSGQVLKGVSAEEGAQAILKLLIEEGVVR is encoded by the coding sequence ATGAACAGCAAAGTGATCAGCCTGGTGTCCGTCGGCGCCCACCCCACCTCCGGCCGCACGCGGCGTGCCGAGCAGGACTCGCGCGCGGTAGAGCTGGGTTTGCAACTGGCCGGGCAGAACCTGCAGGTGCTGCACGCCGGCGATGTCGCCGAGCCGGCCCTGCGTGCCTACCTCGGCATGGGCCTTGCGCAGATGCACGTATTGGAACAGCCGCAAGGCGCCGACGCCTTGCCGGCCCTTGCCGATTACCTGCGCAGTGCCGGTGCCCAATTGGTGCTGACCGGCAGCCAGGCGGAAACCGGTGAAGGCTCGGGCATGCTGCCGTTTCTGCTGGCCGAACGGCTGGGTTGGCCGATCGTGGTCGGCCTGGCCGAGGTCGAATCGATCCACGACGGCGTCGCCCAGGTCCTGCAGGCCCTGCCCCGCGGCCAGCGGCGCCGTCTCAAGGTGCGCCTGCCGATGCTCGCCACTGTGGATAACGCCGCGGCGAAACCACGGCAAAGCGCCTTCGGCCCGGGCCGCCGGGGCGTCCTCGACGTCGAGCAGGTCGAAGTCATCAACGACGACTTATACACAGCCGCAGACTTGCAGCCGGCCAAGCCACGGCCCAAACGGCTGAAGGTAATCAAGGCAAAAAGCGGCGCCGACCGCATGAAAGCCGCCACAGCCAAGGCCAGCGGCGGCTCGGGCCAGGTGCTCAAGGGGGTGTCGGCGGAAGAGGGCGCGCAAGCGATCTTGAAGCTGTTGATCGAGGAAGGGGTGGTGCGTTGA
- the dgcA gene encoding dimethylglycine demethylation protein DgcA, with protein MAFEAMFQPIQIGKLTIRNRVLSTAHAEVYATDGGMTTDRYVKYYEEKAKGGIGLAICGGSSSVAIDSPQGWWKSVNLATDKIIPHFQNLADAMHKHGAKIMIQITHMGRRSRWDGEHWPTLMSPSGIREPVHRATCKTIEPEEIRRVIGNYASAAARAKAGGLDGVELSAVHQHMIDQFWSPRVNKRTDEWGGSFENRMRFGLEVIKAVRAEVGPDFCVGLRICGDEFHPDGLSHEDMKEIAKYYADTGMIDFLGVVGSGCDTHNTLANVIPNMSYPPEPFLHLAAGIKEVVNVPVLHAQNIKDPNQATRILEGGYVDMVGMTRAHIADPHLIAKIKMGQVDQIKQCVGANYCIDRQYQGLDVLCIQNAATSREYMGVPHIIEKTTGVKRKVVIVGAGPAGMEAARVSAERGHDVTLFEKKEFIGGQITTASKAPQRDQIAGITRWFQLELARLKVDLRLGTAADIPTIMDLRPDVIVLAVGGHPFLEQNEHWGAAEGLVVSSWDVLDGKVAPGKNVLVYDTICEFTGMSVADFLADKGSQVEIVTDDIKPGVAIGGTSFPTYYRSMYPKEVIMTGDLMLEKVYREGDKLVAVLENEYTGAKEERVVDQVVVENGVRPDEMLYYGLKEGSRNKGQIDIDALFAIQPQPSLSSTGDGYLLFRIGDCVAQRNTHAAIYDALRLCKDF; from the coding sequence ATGGCTTTCGAAGCGATGTTCCAGCCGATCCAGATCGGCAAACTGACGATCCGCAACCGCGTGCTGAGCACCGCTCACGCCGAGGTCTACGCCACCGATGGCGGCATGACCACCGATCGTTACGTCAAGTATTACGAAGAGAAAGCCAAGGGTGGCATCGGCCTGGCGATTTGCGGCGGCTCCTCCAGCGTCGCCATCGACAGCCCGCAGGGCTGGTGGAAGTCGGTCAACCTGGCCACCGACAAGATCATCCCGCACTTCCAGAACCTCGCCGACGCCATGCACAAGCATGGCGCCAAGATCATGATCCAGATTACCCACATGGGCCGCCGCTCGCGGTGGGACGGCGAACACTGGCCAACCCTGATGTCGCCTTCCGGCATCCGCGAGCCGGTGCACCGCGCCACCTGCAAGACCATCGAGCCGGAAGAGATCCGCCGGGTGATCGGCAACTACGCCAGCGCTGCGGCGCGGGCCAAGGCCGGCGGCCTGGACGGCGTCGAGCTGTCGGCGGTGCACCAGCACATGATCGACCAGTTCTGGAGCCCGCGGGTCAACAAGCGCACCGATGAATGGGGCGGCAGTTTCGAGAACCGCATGCGGTTCGGCCTGGAAGTGATCAAGGCCGTGCGCGCCGAAGTCGGCCCGGATTTCTGCGTCGGCCTGCGCATCTGCGGCGACGAATTCCACCCCGACGGCCTCAGCCACGAGGACATGAAGGAGATCGCCAAGTACTACGCCGACACCGGCATGATCGATTTCCTCGGCGTGGTCGGCTCCGGTTGCGACACCCACAACACCCTGGCCAACGTCATCCCCAACATGAGCTACCCGCCGGAGCCGTTCCTGCACCTGGCGGCCGGCATCAAGGAAGTGGTCAACGTACCGGTGCTGCACGCGCAGAACATCAAGGACCCGAACCAGGCCACGCGCATCCTCGAAGGCGGCTATGTCGACATGGTCGGCATGACCCGCGCGCACATCGCCGACCCGCACCTGATCGCCAAGATCAAGATGGGTCAGGTCGACCAGATCAAGCAGTGCGTCGGCGCCAACTACTGCATCGACCGCCAGTACCAGGGCCTCGACGTGCTGTGCATCCAGAACGCCGCCACCTCGCGCGAATACATGGGCGTACCGCACATCATCGAGAAGACCACCGGGGTCAAGCGCAAGGTGGTGATCGTCGGTGCCGGCCCGGCGGGCATGGAAGCGGCGCGGGTCTCGGCCGAGCGTGGCCACGACGTGACCCTGTTCGAGAAGAAGGAGTTCATCGGCGGGCAGATCACCACCGCCTCGAAAGCGCCACAACGCGACCAGATTGCCGGCATTACCCGCTGGTTCCAGCTGGAACTGGCGCGCCTGAAGGTCGACCTGCGCCTGGGCACCGCTGCCGACATCCCGACCATCATGGACCTGCGTCCGGACGTGATCGTGCTGGCGGTGGGCGGGCATCCGTTCCTTGAGCAGAACGAACATTGGGGCGCGGCCGAAGGCCTGGTGGTCAGCAGCTGGGATGTGCTCGACGGCAAGGTTGCGCCGGGCAAGAACGTGCTGGTGTACGACACCATCTGCGAATTCACCGGCATGTCGGTGGCCGATTTCCTCGCCGACAAGGGCAGCCAGGTCGAGATCGTCACCGACGACATCAAGCCGGGCGTGGCCATCGGCGGCACGTCGTTCCCGACCTACTACCGCAGCATGTACCCCAAGGAAGTGATCATGACCGGCGACCTGATGCTGGAAAAGGTCTATCGCGAGGGCGACAAGCTGGTGGCGGTGCTGGAGAACGAATACACCGGCGCCAAAGAGGAGCGGGTGGTCGACCAGGTGGTGGTGGAGAACGGCGTGCGCCCGGACGAGATGCTGTACTACGGCCTCAAGGAAGGTTCGCGCAACAAGGGCCAGATCGACATCGATGCGCTGTTCGCGATCCAGCCGCAGCCCTCGCTGAGCAGCACCGGCGACGGTTACCTGCTGTTCCGTATCGGCGACTGCGTGGCCCAGCGAAACACCCATGCGGCGATCTACGACGCGTTGCGTCTGTGCAAGGATTTCTGA
- the gbcB gene encoding glycine-betaine demethylase subunit GbcB: protein MSESYLMPVNTQTWANGRHIVRCVKVIQETWDVRTFCFMADQPILFFFKPGQFVTLELEIDGQPVMRSYTISSSPSVPYSFSITIKRVPGGRVSNWLHDTLHEGQELAVHGPVGLFNAIDAPSSKVLYLSGGVGVTPVMSMARWFYDTNANVDMVFVHSARSPKDIIYHRELEHMASRIDNFSLHIICEKHGLGEPWAGYRGYLNQKLLEIIAPDFMEREVFCCGPTPYMTAVKRLLEANGFDMSHYHEESFGATPPEARADAVEQAEQAADAPEVDASELHQVEFINAGKSIRVAPGETVHAAAAKLGLMIPKACGMGICGTCKVLKVAGVVEMEHNGGITEDDEAEGYILSCCSVPKGDVRIEY from the coding sequence ATGTCCGAAAGTTACCTGATGCCGGTGAACACCCAGACCTGGGCCAACGGTCGGCACATTGTGCGCTGCGTCAAGGTCATCCAGGAAACCTGGGATGTGCGCACCTTCTGTTTCATGGCCGACCAGCCGATCCTGTTCTTCTTCAAGCCCGGGCAGTTCGTCACGCTGGAGCTGGAAATCGACGGCCAGCCGGTGATGCGCTCCTACACCATTTCCAGCTCGCCGTCGGTGCCCTACAGTTTCTCCATCACCATCAAGCGGGTGCCGGGCGGGCGGGTCTCCAACTGGCTGCACGACACCTTGCACGAGGGCCAGGAGCTGGCGGTGCACGGCCCGGTCGGGCTGTTCAACGCCATCGACGCGCCGAGCTCCAAGGTGCTGTACCTCAGCGGCGGTGTCGGCGTCACCCCGGTGATGTCCATGGCGCGCTGGTTCTATGACACCAACGCCAACGTCGACATGGTCTTCGTGCACAGCGCGCGCTCGCCCAAGGACATCATCTACCACCGCGAGCTGGAGCACATGGCGTCGCGGATCGACAACTTCAGCCTGCACATCATTTGCGAGAAGCACGGCCTGGGCGAGCCCTGGGCCGGCTACCGTGGCTACCTGAACCAGAAGCTGCTGGAAATCATCGCCCCGGATTTCATGGAGCGTGAAGTGTTCTGCTGTGGCCCGACGCCGTACATGACTGCGGTCAAGCGCCTGCTCGAAGCCAACGGTTTCGACATGAGCCACTACCACGAAGAGTCGTTCGGCGCGACCCCGCCCGAAGCCCGGGCCGACGCGGTGGAGCAGGCCGAGCAGGCCGCCGACGCGCCGGAAGTGGACGCCAGCGAGCTGCATCAGGTGGAGTTCATCAACGCCGGCAAGAGCATCCGCGTGGCCCCGGGGGAAACCGTGCATGCGGCGGCCGCCAAGCTCGGCCTGATGATTCCCAAGGCTTGCGGCATGGGCATCTGCGGCACCTGCAAGGTGCTCAAGGTGGCCGGCGTAGTGGAGATGGAGCACAACGGCGGCATCACCGAGGACGATGAAGCCGAGGGCTACATCCTGTCCTGCTGCAGCGTGCCGAAAGGAGATGTGCGGATCGAGTATTGA
- a CDS encoding dipeptidase encodes MSPAELHADSIVIDGLIIAKWNRELFEDMRKGGLTMANCTVSVWEGFQATIDSICKSQKLMRENSDLVMPVRTTADIRKAKELGKTGILFGFQNAHAYEDQIGYVEIFKQLGVGIVQMCYNTQNLVGTGCYERDGGLSGFGREIVAEMNRVGVMCDLSHVGSKTSEEVILESKKPVCYSHCLPSGLKEHPRNKSDEELKFIADHGGFVGVTMFAPFLAKGIESTIDDYAEAIEYVMNIVGEDAIGIGTDFTQGHGQDFFEYLTHDKGYARRLTSFGKIINPLGIRTVGEFPNLTETLLKRGHNERVVRKIMGENWVNVLADVWGE; translated from the coding sequence ATGAGCCCAGCCGAATTGCACGCCGACAGCATCGTTATCGATGGCCTGATCATCGCCAAGTGGAACCGTGAGCTGTTCGAAGACATGCGCAAGGGCGGCCTGACCATGGCCAACTGCACCGTATCGGTGTGGGAAGGCTTCCAGGCCACCATCGACAGCATCTGCAAGAGCCAGAAGCTGATGCGCGAGAACAGCGACCTGGTGATGCCGGTGCGCACTACAGCCGACATCCGCAAGGCCAAGGAACTGGGCAAGACCGGCATCCTCTTCGGCTTCCAGAACGCCCATGCCTACGAAGACCAGATCGGCTACGTGGAGATCTTCAAGCAGCTGGGCGTGGGCATCGTGCAGATGTGCTACAACACCCAGAACCTGGTCGGCACCGGCTGCTACGAGCGCGACGGTGGCCTGTCGGGCTTCGGCCGCGAAATCGTCGCCGAGATGAACCGCGTCGGGGTGATGTGCGACCTGTCCCACGTTGGCTCCAAGACTTCCGAGGAAGTCATCCTCGAATCGAAGAAGCCGGTGTGCTACTCGCACTGCCTGCCGTCGGGGCTCAAGGAGCACCCGCGCAACAAATCCGATGAAGAACTGAAGTTCATTGCCGATCACGGCGGTTTCGTTGGCGTGACCATGTTCGCACCGTTCCTCGCCAAGGGCATCGAGTCGACCATCGACGACTACGCCGAAGCCATCGAATACGTGATGAACATCGTCGGCGAAGACGCCATTGGCATCGGCACCGACTTCACCCAGGGCCACGGCCAGGACTTCTTCGAATACCTCACCCACGACAAGGGCTACGCCCGCCGCCTGACCAGCTTCGGCAAGATCATCAACCCGCTGGGCATCCGCACCGTCGGCGAATTCCCCAACCTCACCGAGACCCTGCTCAAGCGCGGCCACAATGAGCGCGTGGTGCGCAAGATCATGGGCGAGAACTGGGTGAACGTGCTCGCCGATGTCTGGGGCGAATAA